A part of Hydrogenobacter sp. T-8 genomic DNA contains:
- the rfaE2 gene encoding D-glycero-beta-D-manno-heptose 1-phosphate adenylyltransferase, whose product MVLSLEELLRVLEPLREEKRIVFTNGCFDIIHAGHAHYLSKAKSYGDILVVGLNSDSSIRRIKGPKRPIIPQHMRAYLLDCLKPVDYVVIFEEDTPIELIRAIRPHVLVKGADWQVENIVGADFVLSYGGKVERVEFEFDISTSKIIERILDLYREEER is encoded by the coding sequence ATGGTTCTTAGTCTTGAGGAGCTTTTAAGGGTTCTTGAGCCTCTTAGAGAGGAAAAAAGAATAGTCTTTACTAACGGATGCTTTGACATAATTCATGCGGGACACGCTCATTACCTTTCAAAGGCTAAGAGCTATGGTGATATATTGGTGGTGGGTTTAAACTCTGACAGCTCCATAAGGAGAATAAAGGGTCCAAAAAGACCTATAATACCCCAACATATGAGGGCTTACTTGCTTGATTGTCTCAAGCCAGTAGACTATGTGGTTATCTTTGAAGAAGACACACCCATAGAACTCATAAGGGCTATAAGACCCCATGTGCTTGTAAAGGGTGCGGACTGGCAGGTAGAAAATATAGTGGGTGCGGACTTTGTGCTATCTTATGGTGGGAAGGTGGAGAGGGTTGAGTTTGAGTTTGACATTTCTACCTCTAAGATAATTGAGAGGATATTAGACCTCTACAGAGAAGAGGAAAGGTGA
- a CDS encoding glycogen synthase → MKIVFVASESSAFVKAGGLGDVVHSLAKALIRLGHTLYVIMPRYSKVRIEPKNVAKGKIFFNNHWVEFGILEEIKDHVRYYFLDYPEYYQREHIYSTPKGEYEDNPLRFGFLSLASLEVIKSLQLNPDIIHLHDWHTGLVPLYKKIHYPELEPIPTVFTIHNALHQGIYDPHFLPLLNLPWELYHPFTGIEFYGRINFLKAGIAFCDVLTTVSPSYAEELRQYAYGLEGLIREKKYFFGILNGIDYEVWNPETDKFIKYHYSLKNFHKGKASNKKHLKETFGLKTPNDRPLVGMVSRLTAQKGLDLVQGIICEAVREGFDFVFLGSGEEKYQDMLIEFMKKHPESVRVRIEYNEELAHKIFAGADMFLMPSLFEPCGISQMIAMRYGTVPIVRSTGGLKDTVVDFVENPHEGNGFAFEEYSSKELMHALLKARVYYDMHTCDHSKEWQEIIKRCMKKDFSWEKSAREYERIYSTAIMLRKYGS, encoded by the coding sequence ATGAAAATAGTGTTTGTTGCCTCAGAAAGTTCCGCCTTTGTGAAGGCAGGGGGTCTTGGGGATGTGGTTCACTCTCTTGCAAAGGCACTTATAAGGCTTGGACACACCCTTTATGTGATAATGCCAAGATACTCAAAAGTTAGGATAGAGCCCAAAAATGTGGCTAAGGGAAAGATTTTTTTCAACAACCATTGGGTAGAGTTTGGAATACTTGAAGAGATAAAAGACCATGTGAGATATTACTTTTTGGACTATCCTGAATATTATCAAAGGGAACACATATACTCAACCCCGAAGGGTGAATATGAAGACAACCCCCTAAGGTTTGGCTTTCTTTCTTTGGCAAGCCTTGAAGTCATAAAGAGCCTGCAACTGAACCCCGACATTATACATTTACACGACTGGCATACGGGACTTGTCCCCCTGTATAAGAAAATACACTATCCAGAGTTAGAGCCTATCCCTACTGTGTTTACCATACATAACGCCCTCCACCAAGGTATATACGACCCACACTTCTTGCCCCTTTTGAACCTACCTTGGGAGCTTTACCATCCTTTTACAGGCATTGAGTTCTATGGAAGGATAAACTTTCTAAAGGCTGGTATAGCCTTTTGTGATGTTCTGACTACTGTAAGCCCCTCCTATGCGGAGGAGCTAAGGCAATACGCCTATGGGCTTGAGGGTCTTATAAGGGAGAAAAAATACTTCTTTGGTATCCTAAATGGCATAGACTACGAGGTTTGGAACCCCGAAACTGATAAGTTTATAAAATACCACTACAGTCTGAAAAATTTCCACAAGGGAAAAGCAAGTAACAAAAAGCATTTAAAAGAGACCTTTGGACTTAAAACTCCTAATGATAGACCTCTTGTTGGAATGGTTTCAAGGCTTACCGCACAAAAGGGTCTTGACCTTGTTCAAGGTATCATCTGCGAAGCGGTTAGAGAAGGTTTTGACTTTGTCTTTCTGGGTTCTGGTGAGGAAAAGTATCAGGATATGCTAATAGAGTTTATGAAAAAACATCCAGAAAGCGTAAGAGTGAGGATAGAATACAACGAAGAGCTCGCTCACAAGATATTCGCAGGTGCGGATATGTTTCTAATGCCCTCTCTGTTTGAGCCTTGTGGCATATCTCAGATGATAGCCATGAGGTATGGCACTGTACCTATAGTGAGGTCAACAGGTGGTCTAAAAGACACGGTGGTGGACTTTGTGGAAAACCCACACGAGGGAAACGGCTTTGCCTTTGAAGAATACTCAAGCAAAGAGCTTATGCATGCCCTTTTAAAGGCAAGGGTCTACTACGATATGCATACCTGCGACCACTCAAAGGAATGGCAGGAGATAATAAAAAGATGCATGAAAAAGGATTTTTCTTGGGAAAAGAGTGCCAGAGAATATGAAAGGATTTATTCTACCGCTATAATGCTAAGGAAATATGGTTCTTAG
- the nadC gene encoding carboxylating nicotinate-nucleotide diphosphorylase, translating to MIDNLLLRFVEEDLGRGDITTEGVFRGERARGVIRAKEGGVLAGIDFALRVFQLLGEIKLIYAMKDGEEFSKGDEILVIEAPANLLLMGERVALNLLQRLSGIATLTREFVRALEGTGVRILDTRKTTPGMRYFEKYAVRVGGGLNHRYALYDMVLIKDNHKAIAGSITEAVKRVRERISPVYKIEVEVENLQELQEALQCGVDMVLLDNFSPEEVRKAVALTKDRVIVEVSGNINLHNIKDYAIEGVHFISSGAITHSARWRDLSMRLFRI from the coding sequence ATGATAGACAACCTTTTGTTAAGATTCGTTGAAGAAGACTTGGGACGAGGAGATATAACCACAGAAGGCGTATTTAGAGGCGAGAGGGCAAGAGGGGTCATAAGGGCAAAGGAAGGTGGAGTCCTTGCTGGAATAGACTTTGCTCTTAGGGTGTTTCAGCTCTTGGGGGAAATAAAGCTAATATATGCAATGAAGGATGGGGAAGAGTTTTCTAAGGGGGATGAAATTTTGGTAATAGAAGCTCCTGCCAACTTGCTCTTGATGGGTGAGAGGGTAGCTCTTAATCTTTTACAGAGACTGAGCGGGATAGCAACCCTAACACGAGAGTTTGTTAGAGCCCTTGAGGGAACTGGAGTGAGAATACTTGACACAAGAAAAACTACGCCCGGTATGAGATACTTTGAAAAATACGCTGTAAGGGTGGGAGGTGGTCTTAATCATAGGTATGCCCTTTACGATATGGTGTTAATAAAGGATAATCACAAAGCCATAGCGGGTAGCATAACAGAGGCGGTCAAAAGGGTTAGAGAGAGGATAAGCCCAGTCTACAAAATTGAGGTGGAGGTGGAAAACCTCCAAGAGCTCCAAGAGGCTCTGCAGTGTGGTGTTGATATGGTATTGCTTGATAATTTTAGTCCAGAGGAAGTAAGAAAAGCGGTAGCCTTAACAAAGGACAGAGTTATAGTGGAAGTATCTGGGAATATAAACCTTCACAACATAAAGGACTATGCCATAGAAGGCGTTCACTTTATATCAAGCGGTGCAATAACTCACTCTGCAAGATGGCGTGACTTGAGCATGAGGCTTTTTAGAATATAA
- a CDS encoding rhodanese-like domain-containing protein: protein MFQVPEVGPQEAKELLQRDNVVLLDVRTPQEHVQLRIPNSMLIPLDELRYAYKDLPKDKTYIVYCRSGERSAFAVYFLRHMGYEAYNLSGGIIVWPYEKESGPPK, encoded by the coding sequence ATGTTTCAAGTTCCAGAGGTTGGACCACAAGAAGCAAAGGAGCTGCTACAAAGGGATAATGTAGTCCTTCTTGATGTTAGAACACCGCAGGAGCACGTTCAGCTTAGAATTCCCAATTCCATGCTCATACCCCTTGATGAACTCAGATACGCCTATAAGGACCTTCCTAAGGATAAAACCTACATAGTTTACTGCAGGAGCGGTGAGAGAAGCGCCTTTGCGGTATACTTCCTTAGGCACATGGGCTATGAAGCCTACAACCTCTCAGGTGGTATAATTGTCTGGCCCTACGAGAAGGAGTCTGGACCTCCTAAATGA
- a CDS encoding acetyl-CoA carboxylase biotin carboxylase subunit has protein sequence MFRKVLVANRGEVALRIIRACEELGIKTAAIYSEADTKSLYVKKADEAYLIPGDPIRAYLDYVRIVDLAKSIGADAIHPGYGFLAENADFARYCKKKGITFIGPSPEHIELFGDKVKAKQAMQKLGIPTIPGSPDPLKNYEDAMHYAKEIGLPVILKSAYGGGGRGMRVVRSFEDLPRLFESGYREAETFFGKGDLFVEKYLDNPKHIEVQILGDMYGNVVHLGERDCSVQRKHQKVIELTPCPVLPRDIRQKMLGLSVKAMMQVGYYSAGTLEFLVDLKSGEFYFIEMNTRLQVEHTITEMVTGIDIVETMIRVAMGEPLPFTQSDITFRGYAIEFRINAEDPRRGFAPAPGRITAYYSPGGPGIRMDAGVYKDYVIPPYYDSMIAKMSVWALTWDRVLARARRAIDEFIVRGVPTNIPLHREIIRDPDFISGTFGIRFLEEKLPTYDFEIEGEEDPESLALAISAAIAAYYGL, from the coding sequence ATGTTTAGGAAGGTTCTTGTGGCTAACAGGGGAGAAGTGGCTCTTAGAATAATAAGGGCGTGTGAGGAGCTTGGTATAAAGACTGCCGCCATATACTCAGAGGCGGATACAAAATCCCTTTATGTGAAAAAGGCGGATGAGGCTTACCTAATACCCGGCGACCCTATAAGAGCCTATCTTGACTACGTGAGAATAGTAGACCTTGCCAAGTCTATAGGTGCGGATGCCATACATCCGGGCTATGGTTTTCTTGCGGAGAACGCAGACTTTGCCCGTTATTGCAAGAAAAAGGGCATAACCTTCATAGGACCTTCTCCAGAGCATATTGAGCTCTTTGGAGACAAGGTAAAGGCAAAACAGGCTATGCAAAAACTTGGCATTCCCACCATACCTGGGTCTCCAGACCCTCTTAAAAACTACGAAGATGCCATGCACTATGCAAAAGAAATAGGTCTTCCTGTAATCCTTAAGTCCGCTTACGGCGGTGGTGGTAGGGGTATGAGGGTGGTGCGTAGCTTTGAAGACCTGCCAAGGCTCTTTGAATCTGGCTATAGAGAGGCAGAGACCTTCTTTGGCAAGGGAGACCTCTTTGTGGAGAAGTATTTGGATAACCCCAAGCATATAGAGGTTCAAATCTTGGGAGACATGTATGGTAATGTGGTCCACTTGGGTGAGAGGGACTGCTCTGTGCAGAGAAAACATCAGAAAGTGATTGAGCTTACTCCATGTCCTGTGCTTCCGAGGGATATAAGGCAGAAGATGCTGGGTCTTAGCGTAAAGGCTATGATGCAGGTGGGCTACTATAGTGCAGGGACTTTAGAGTTTTTGGTAGACCTAAAAAGTGGAGAGTTTTACTTTATAGAGATGAACACGCGTCTTCAGGTGGAGCATACCATCACAGAAATGGTAACGGGCATAGACATAGTGGAAACCATGATAAGGGTTGCCATGGGCGAGCCACTACCTTTTACGCAGAGCGATATTACCTTCAGAGGATATGCCATTGAGTTTAGGATAAATGCGGAAGACCCGAGAAGGGGTTTTGCACCTGCTCCCGGTAGGATAACCGCTTACTACTCACCGGGTGGTCCCGGTATAAGAATGGATGCGGGTGTTTACAAGGACTATGTGATACCGCCATACTATGACTCCATGATAGCCAAGATGAGCGTGTGGGCTCTCACTTGGGACAGGGTGTTGGCAAGGGCAAGAAGGGCTATAGATGAGTTTATTGTGAGAGGAGTCCCCACCAACATACCCCTCCATAGGGAGATAATAAGAGACCCAGACTTTATATCTGGCACTTTTGGTATAAGGTTTTTAGAGGAGAAACTGCCTACATACGATTTTGAGATAGAGGGCGAAGAAGACCCAGAAAGCCTTGCACTTGCAATATCTGCAGCAATTGCCGCATACTACGGGCTATAA
- a CDS encoding HEPN domain-containing protein, whose product MTLLVKKLKGILRRLGKEIEKSTNKSLSLLLFGSYARGDFHSGSDVDVFVIVPENWTDIDKQKAMEIITKYNNLYNTLISPIFVKENQLKDLTIRPIIHIYGEARMEEKERFSESSKLKYAEMHLSKAKRHLQRAKQLFEIGMYPPAVHEAYYSVFHSSKAYLFLLGEDPQTHKGVRQLMNLYLFKEKKYVSLSKIYDQAMYMRQRSDYDVIGDFIDREECEKLLKDVEIYVGKLEKIIQNLIEKV is encoded by the coding sequence ATGACGCTTTTGGTGAAGAAGCTAAAAGGCATCTTGAGAAGACTTGGGAAGGAGATAGAAAAGTCTACAAATAAGAGCCTTTCACTTTTACTTTTTGGTTCTTATGCAAGAGGAGATTTTCACTCAGGTTCGGATGTGGATGTTTTTGTTATAGTTCCAGAAAATTGGACGGATATTGATAAACAAAAGGCGATGGAAATAATCACCAAATACAACAACCTATATAACACACTAATAAGTCCTATCTTTGTGAAAGAAAACCAGTTAAAAGACCTTACAATAAGACCAATAATACACATATACGGAGAGGCAAGGATGGAGGAAAAGGAGAGATTTTCAGAGAGTAGTAAGTTAAAGTATGCGGAGATGCATTTATCCAAAGCCAAAAGGCATCTGCAAAGAGCAAAACAGCTTTTTGAAATTGGAATGTATCCACCTGCAGTTCATGAAGCCTACTATTCAGTCTTTCACTCTTCTAAAGCCTATCTATTTCTCTTGGGAGAAGACCCTCAAACACATAAGGGCGTGAGGCAATTGATGAATTTATATCTTTTTAAAGAAAAGAAGTATGTTAGCCTTTCAAAGATATACGACCAAGCGATGTATATGAGGCAAAGGTCAGACTACGATGTTATAGGAGATTTCATTGATAGAGAGGAGTGTGAAAAACTTTTAAAAGATGTGGAAATTTATGTGGGGAAGTTAGAGAAAATTATCCAAAATCTCATAGAAAAGGTTTAA
- the hslV gene encoding ATP-dependent protease subunit HslV gives MRGTRSTTILAVRRNHITVMGGDGQVTLGSSVIKHSARKIRKLYKDSVLVGFAGSAADGLALMERLEGKLEEFRGNLLRACVELAKDWRMDRSLRRLEALLLVADKERMLLLSGNGDVIEPDEPVLAIGSGGDYARASALALYRNTDMSAEDIVRESLKIAGEICIYTNQSFIIEKLE, from the coding sequence ATGAGAGGCACAAGGTCAACTACCATACTTGCGGTAAGGAGAAATCATATAACGGTTATGGGTGGTGATGGGCAAGTGACTCTTGGGTCTTCTGTGATAAAGCACAGTGCGAGGAAAATAAGGAAACTTTACAAAGATAGCGTTTTGGTGGGATTTGCTGGTTCTGCGGCGGATGGACTTGCCCTTATGGAAAGACTTGAAGGGAAATTGGAAGAATTTAGAGGAAACCTTCTCAGAGCCTGTGTGGAGCTTGCAAAGGATTGGAGAATGGATAGAAGTCTAAGAAGGCTTGAGGCTCTTTTGCTTGTAGCGGATAAAGAACGTATGTTGCTTCTCTCTGGCAACGGAGATGTAATAGAGCCAGACGAACCCGTGCTTGCCATAGGTTCTGGTGGAGACTATGCGAGGGCTTCCGCCTTGGCTCTTTACAGAAACACAGACATGTCCGCAGAGGATATAGTTAGAGAATCTCTCAAGATAGCAGGTGAGATTTGTATATACACTAACCAGAGCTTTATTATTGAAAAACTTGAATAG
- a CDS encoding EAL domain-containing protein, which translates to MQKLFYLYERKGESLSVLLLDVDNMKEINRSGGYAYGNEVLLKISEVISNSIRKSDIAGKYKGSSFLILLPNSDAKGAEKVAKRIKSRIEVLDFNSKVSITIGIYSFVPTGQSVEAVLDLMEAHVAEVKSRGGGDMVLIQKELPKRAIDYQTLIEALKKKLVEPAFQPIYNLESGKIEGYEVLMRLVMEDGRVLPAGCFIKDLLKTSFISPFEEIVLQKAFSKFTAYGLEGKIYVNFPYNFVNFIAKGRFKLLDFYKEVTSYGIEPSRVVLELSEGKMTGSTEDLLELVKEARSYGFGIAVDDFGVEYSSVERLIKTKPDVVKLDGFFLRDARSMLKWVVVGMKRLGFKVVVEQVENEEEFEFIKSLKVDMAQGFYLGEPQLL; encoded by the coding sequence ATGCAAAAGTTGTTCTACCTCTACGAAAGAAAGGGGGAAAGTCTTTCTGTGCTTCTTCTGGATGTGGATAATATGAAAGAAATAAATAGAAGTGGTGGATACGCATATGGAAATGAGGTTCTTTTGAAAATATCCGAAGTCATATCAAACAGTATAAGGAAGAGCGATATAGCAGGCAAGTACAAGGGTAGCTCTTTCCTTATATTACTTCCAAACTCTGACGCAAAAGGAGCTGAAAAGGTTGCAAAAAGGATAAAAAGTAGAATAGAAGTCCTTGATTTTAACTCAAAGGTAAGCATAACCATCGGTATATACAGCTTTGTGCCTACAGGTCAAAGTGTAGAAGCTGTGCTTGACCTTATGGAAGCACATGTGGCGGAGGTTAAAAGTAGAGGTGGTGGTGATATGGTGCTTATTCAAAAGGAACTGCCCAAGAGAGCCATTGACTACCAGACCCTCATTGAAGCTCTTAAGAAAAAGCTTGTAGAGCCTGCCTTTCAACCCATATACAACCTTGAGAGTGGAAAGATAGAAGGCTATGAAGTGCTTATGAGGCTTGTGATGGAGGATGGAAGAGTCCTGCCTGCTGGTTGTTTCATAAAAGACCTTTTAAAAACCTCCTTTATAAGCCCCTTTGAGGAAATTGTGCTTCAAAAGGCTTTTTCAAAGTTCACAGCCTATGGTCTTGAAGGTAAAATTTATGTAAATTTTCCTTACAACTTTGTTAACTTCATAGCAAAGGGTAGGTTCAAGCTGTTAGACTTCTACAAGGAAGTAACCTCTTACGGAATTGAACCATCCAGAGTGGTGTTAGAGCTTTCTGAAGGTAAGATGACAGGAAGCACTGAAGACCTATTAGAACTTGTAAAGGAAGCGAGGAGCTATGGATTTGGAATTGCGGTGGATGACTTTGGCGTAGAATACTCTTCTGTAGAGAGGCTTATTAAAACAAAACCAGACGTGGTAAAACTTGACGGGTTTTTCTTGAGAGATGCACGTTCTATGTTAAAATGGGTGGTTGTTGGGATGAAAAGGCTTGGCTTTAAGGTGGTTGTGGAACAGGTGGAAAATGAAGAGGAATTTGAGTTTATAAAAAGCCTCAAGGTGGATATGGCACAGGGATTTTATTTAGGAGAGCCTCAACTACTATGA